A stretch of Cheilinus undulatus linkage group 20, ASM1832078v1, whole genome shotgun sequence DNA encodes these proteins:
- the llgl2 gene encoding LLGL scribble cell polarity complex component 2 isoform X1, which yields MKRFRRHGQESQRDRLKQELFQFNKTVEHGFPHQPSALSYSPSLQLLAIGTRSGAIKLYGAPGVEFMGLHDENAAVTQVHFLPHQVELVTLLDDNSLHMWTLRAHKGLSELLEIGRFSLTGPPGAPPNVTRVTAVLAHSSGELLLLGTEAGHVFIVEVPGFRELEERNISLDQVASSVPDDYIGRRNLEHVEALQENPLNPNQVVIGYGRGLMVIWDLEKQCAIQHIPATQQLESVWWTEDAGYILSSHSDGSYCRWMVGVEDLNDEEEKSDIPYGHFPCKAISKIVQLPTEEGPPFLLFSGGMPRASYGDRHCITVIHGKTHVALDFTSRIIDFFAIRSGPQHTGDPSALVVLVEEELVVIDLQTEGWPVIQTPYLVPLHSSAITCSHHVSAIPLKLWERVIAAGDLQKTHYSKKPWPITGGQNLAPDPPQRDLLLTGHEDGTVRFWDASGVCLYPMYKLSTAGVFHTDADPNDNMNQGSEGEWPPFRKVGCFDPYSDDPRLGIQKIHLCKYSGYLTVAGTAGQILVLELNDEAADQVVEAKVVDLLQGQEGFRWKGHTRLDVREEPVHFPPGFQPFALVQCQPPAVVTALTLHSEWKLVAFGTSHGFGLYDYQQKNNVLVKCTLNPNDQLAMEGPLSRVKSIKKSLRQSFRRIRRSRVSLRKHHVNNAAKLHEANARLEAELAEMELAPVQRKIEARSSDDSFTGLVRTLYFADTFITDSSHNTPSLWAGTNGGCVYAYMLRLPPVEHRADEPVTAQPGEETVIYCVLVSVFCHFIHNFLFFISAKEIQLMHRAPVVGIVVLDGHGSPLPEPLEVAHDLARSPDMQGSHHLLVISEEQFKVFTLPKVSAKMKLKLTAVDGSRVRRVGVSWFGSSKSEEYGESGLVVLTNQGDVHVVSLPSIKMQVQYPCIRKEDVSGIASCVFTKHGQGFYLISPSEFERFSLSTRFLVEPRCLVELPLQSGSSIKRRLHSDGASSAHSNTRHDSEDAESAARRVMEHALLNDEQVLQEIQKSLEGDQTSFLENNVKSAVA from the exons ATATGGGGCTCCAGGTGTGGAGTTCATGGGTCTACATGATGAAAATGCAGCTGTCACGCAGGTGCACTTCCTCCCCCACCAG GTTGAACTGGTGACTCTGCTGGATGATAACAGTCTGCACATGTGGACTTTAAGAGCCCACAAGGGACTGTCTGAGCTGCTGGAGATAGGACGCTTCTCACTCACTGGACCACCTGG GGCTCCTCCAAATGTCACCAGAGTGACAGCGGTGCTTGCTCACTCCTCAggggagctgctgctgctggggaCAGAAGCAGGACATGTTTTCATCGTTGAAGTGCCCGGGTTCAGAGAGCTGGAGGAGAGAAACATCAGTCTGGATCAAGTCGCAAGCAG TGTACCAGACGATTACATCGGCCGGAGGAACCTGGAACACGTGGAAGCCCTGCAGGAGAACCCGCTCAATCCTAACCAGGTTGTTATCGGCTACGGGCGAGGTCTCATGGTCATCTGGGATCTAGAGAAACAATGCGCCATCCAACACATCCCAGCCACACAG CAACTGGAGAGCGTGTGGTGGACAGAAGACGCTGGCTACATCCTCAGCTCACACAGTGACGGCAGCTACTGTCGATGGATGGTTGGAGTAGAGGACCTGAACGACGAGGAGGAGAAATCAGACATTCCTTACG GACATTTCCCTTGCAAGGCCATTTCTAAAATAGTTCAGCTGCCGACAGAAGAAGG TCCTCCATTCTTGCTGTTCAGCGGTGGTATGCCCAGGGCCAGCTATGGGGACAGACACTGTATCACAGTGATCCATGGCAAAACACACGTGGCTCTGGACTTCACCTCCAGGATCATCGACTTCTTTGCCATCAGAAGTGGACCGCAGCACACAG GAGATCCCAGTGCGCTGGTGGTGCtggtagaggaggagctggTGGTGATCGACCTTCAGACGGAGGGCTGGCCCGTCATTCAGACGCCATACCTGGTTCCCCTCCACAGCTCAGCCATCACCTGCTCCCACCACGTCTCCGCCATTCCCCTCAAACTGTGGGAGAGGGTTATTGCTGCTGGAGACCTGCAGAAGACGCATTACTCCAAAAAG CCGTGGCCGATAACAGGAGGACAGAATCTGGCCCCGGACCCTCCACAGAGAGACCTGCTGCTCACAGG GCATGAGGACGGGACGGTGCGGTTCTGGGATGCCTCAGGAGTCTGTCTTTATCCCATGTATAAGTTAAGCACAGCTGGAGTTTTCCACACAGACGCCGACCCCAACGATAACATGAACCAAGGATCTGAAGGAGAATGGCCGCCATTCAGGAAG GTCGGCTGTTTCGACCCGTACAGTGACGACCCCCGGCTCGGCATTCAGAAGATCCATCTTTGTAAATACAGCGGGTATCTAACTGTGGCAGGTACAGCTGGACAG ATCCTGGTGCTCGAGCTGAATGACGAGGCAGCGGATCAGGTAGTGGAGGCTAAAGTTGTGGATCTGCTGCAGGGCCAGGAGGGTTTCCGCTGGAAG GGCCACACTAGACTGGACGTGCGAGAGGAGCCGGTGCACTTTCCTCCAGGTTTCCAGCCTTTCGCTCTGGTTCAGTGTCAGCCTCCTGCTGTGGTCACCGCCCTCACCCTGCACTCAGAGTGGAAGCTGGTCGCCTTTGGGACGAGCCACGGTTTTGGCCTCTACGATtatcaacagaaaaacaacGTCCTCGTCAA ATGCACACTGAACCCCAATGACCAGCTGGCTATGGAGGGTCCTCTGTCCAGGGTGAAGAGCATCAAGAAATCCCTCCGGCAGTCGTTCAGGAGAATCAGACGCAGCAGAGTCTCGCTAAGAAAACATCACGTCAATAACGCCGCAAAG CTCCATGAGGCGAACGCTCGTCTGGAGGCGGAGCTTGCAGAGATGGAGCTTGCTCCCGTCCAGAGAAAGATTGAGGCTCGCTCCTCTGATGACTCCTTCACCGGTCTTGTACGGACGCTCTACTTCGCTGACACCTTCATCACAGACA GTTCACACAACACACCCTCCCTATGGGCAGGGACTAATGGTGGCTGTGTGTATGCATATATGCTCCGCCTCCCTCCTGTAGAGCACAGAGCAGATGAGCCTGTCACCGCACAGCCAGGTGAGGAAACAgtgatttattgtgttttggtttctgttttctgtcattttatcCATAACTTCCTCTTCTTTATTTCAGCTAAGGAGATCCAGCTGATGCATCGGGCTCCTGTCGTCGGTATCGTGGTGCTGGACGGTCATGGGTCTCCTCTCCCTGAGCCTTTGGAGGTCGCTCATGACCTCGCTCGCTCACCAGATATGCAGGGCTCCCACCACCTCCTGGTCATATCTGAGGAACAGTTTAAG GTGTTCACGCTGCCCAAAGTGAGCGCTAAGATGAAGTTAAAGCTGACGGCGGTGGACGGCTCCAGAGTACGGAGGGTGGGCGTGTCCTGGTTCGGCAGCAGTAAGTCGGAGGAATATGGCGAGAGCGGCTTGGTGGTCCTGACCAATCAGGGCGATGTCCATGTGGTGTCGCTGCCGTCGATCAAGATGCAGGTTCAGTACCCCTGCATTCGCAAAGAGGACGTCAGCGGCATCGCTTCCTGCGTCTTCACCAAACACGGCCAGG GCTTCTACCTGATCTCTCCGTCTGAGTTTGAGCGCTTCTCTCTGTCCACACGCTTCCTGGTGGAGCCTCGCTGTCTGGTGGAGCTTCCTCTTCAGTCGGGCTCCTCCATCAAACGTAGGCTTCACTCTGACGGAGCTTCATCAGCTCACAG TAACACCAGACACGACAGTGAAGACGCAG AGAGCGCAGCTAGACGTGTTATGGAGCATGCTTTGCTGAATGATGAGC AGGTACTTCAAGAGATCCAGAAGTCACTAGAAGGAGACCAAAC GTCTTTCCTGGAGAACAATGTGAAGAGTGCTGTAGCGTGA
- the llgl2 gene encoding LLGL scribble cell polarity complex component 2 isoform X2, which translates to MKRFRRHGQESQRDRLKQELFQFNKTVEHGFPHQPSALSYSPSLQLLAIGTRSGAIKLYGAPGVEFMGLHDENAAVTQVHFLPHQVELVTLLDDNSLHMWTLRAHKGLSELLEIGRFSLTGPPGAPPNVTRVTAVLAHSSGELLLLGTEAGHVFIVEVPGFRELEERNISLDQVASSVPDDYIGRRNLEHVEALQENPLNPNQVVIGYGRGLMVIWDLEKQCAIQHIPATQQLESVWWTEDAGYILSSHSDGSYCRWMVGVEDLNDEEEKSDIPYGHFPCKAISKIVQLPTEEGPPFLLFSGGMPRASYGDRHCITVIHGKTHVALDFTSRIIDFFAIRSGPQHTGDPSALVVLVEEELVVIDLQTEGWPVIQTPYLVPLHSSAITCSHHVSAIPLKLWERVIAAGDLQKTHYSKKPWPITGGQNLAPDPPQRDLLLTGHEDGTVRFWDASGVCLYPMYKLSTAGVFHTDADPNDNMNQGSEGEWPPFRKVGCFDPYSDDPRLGIQKIHLCKYSGYLTVAGTAGQILVLELNDEAADQVVEAKVVDLLQGQEGFRWKGHTRLDVREEPVHFPPGFQPFALVQCQPPAVVTALTLHSEWKLVAFGTSHGFGLYDYQQKNNVLVKCTLNPNDQLAMEGPLSRVKSIKKSLRQSFRRIRRSRVSLRKHHVNNAAKLHEANARLEAELAEMELAPVQRKIEARSSDDSFTGLVRTLYFADTFITDSSHNTPSLWAGTNGGCVYAYMLRLPPVEHRADEPVTAQPAKEIQLMHRAPVVGIVVLDGHGSPLPEPLEVAHDLARSPDMQGSHHLLVISEEQFKVFTLPKVSAKMKLKLTAVDGSRVRRVGVSWFGSSKSEEYGESGLVVLTNQGDVHVVSLPSIKMQVQYPCIRKEDVSGIASCVFTKHGQGFYLISPSEFERFSLSTRFLVEPRCLVELPLQSGSSIKRRLHSDGASSAHSNTRHDSEDAESAARRVMEHALLNDEQVLQEIQKSLEGDQTSFLENNVKSAVA; encoded by the exons ATATGGGGCTCCAGGTGTGGAGTTCATGGGTCTACATGATGAAAATGCAGCTGTCACGCAGGTGCACTTCCTCCCCCACCAG GTTGAACTGGTGACTCTGCTGGATGATAACAGTCTGCACATGTGGACTTTAAGAGCCCACAAGGGACTGTCTGAGCTGCTGGAGATAGGACGCTTCTCACTCACTGGACCACCTGG GGCTCCTCCAAATGTCACCAGAGTGACAGCGGTGCTTGCTCACTCCTCAggggagctgctgctgctggggaCAGAAGCAGGACATGTTTTCATCGTTGAAGTGCCCGGGTTCAGAGAGCTGGAGGAGAGAAACATCAGTCTGGATCAAGTCGCAAGCAG TGTACCAGACGATTACATCGGCCGGAGGAACCTGGAACACGTGGAAGCCCTGCAGGAGAACCCGCTCAATCCTAACCAGGTTGTTATCGGCTACGGGCGAGGTCTCATGGTCATCTGGGATCTAGAGAAACAATGCGCCATCCAACACATCCCAGCCACACAG CAACTGGAGAGCGTGTGGTGGACAGAAGACGCTGGCTACATCCTCAGCTCACACAGTGACGGCAGCTACTGTCGATGGATGGTTGGAGTAGAGGACCTGAACGACGAGGAGGAGAAATCAGACATTCCTTACG GACATTTCCCTTGCAAGGCCATTTCTAAAATAGTTCAGCTGCCGACAGAAGAAGG TCCTCCATTCTTGCTGTTCAGCGGTGGTATGCCCAGGGCCAGCTATGGGGACAGACACTGTATCACAGTGATCCATGGCAAAACACACGTGGCTCTGGACTTCACCTCCAGGATCATCGACTTCTTTGCCATCAGAAGTGGACCGCAGCACACAG GAGATCCCAGTGCGCTGGTGGTGCtggtagaggaggagctggTGGTGATCGACCTTCAGACGGAGGGCTGGCCCGTCATTCAGACGCCATACCTGGTTCCCCTCCACAGCTCAGCCATCACCTGCTCCCACCACGTCTCCGCCATTCCCCTCAAACTGTGGGAGAGGGTTATTGCTGCTGGAGACCTGCAGAAGACGCATTACTCCAAAAAG CCGTGGCCGATAACAGGAGGACAGAATCTGGCCCCGGACCCTCCACAGAGAGACCTGCTGCTCACAGG GCATGAGGACGGGACGGTGCGGTTCTGGGATGCCTCAGGAGTCTGTCTTTATCCCATGTATAAGTTAAGCACAGCTGGAGTTTTCCACACAGACGCCGACCCCAACGATAACATGAACCAAGGATCTGAAGGAGAATGGCCGCCATTCAGGAAG GTCGGCTGTTTCGACCCGTACAGTGACGACCCCCGGCTCGGCATTCAGAAGATCCATCTTTGTAAATACAGCGGGTATCTAACTGTGGCAGGTACAGCTGGACAG ATCCTGGTGCTCGAGCTGAATGACGAGGCAGCGGATCAGGTAGTGGAGGCTAAAGTTGTGGATCTGCTGCAGGGCCAGGAGGGTTTCCGCTGGAAG GGCCACACTAGACTGGACGTGCGAGAGGAGCCGGTGCACTTTCCTCCAGGTTTCCAGCCTTTCGCTCTGGTTCAGTGTCAGCCTCCTGCTGTGGTCACCGCCCTCACCCTGCACTCAGAGTGGAAGCTGGTCGCCTTTGGGACGAGCCACGGTTTTGGCCTCTACGATtatcaacagaaaaacaacGTCCTCGTCAA ATGCACACTGAACCCCAATGACCAGCTGGCTATGGAGGGTCCTCTGTCCAGGGTGAAGAGCATCAAGAAATCCCTCCGGCAGTCGTTCAGGAGAATCAGACGCAGCAGAGTCTCGCTAAGAAAACATCACGTCAATAACGCCGCAAAG CTCCATGAGGCGAACGCTCGTCTGGAGGCGGAGCTTGCAGAGATGGAGCTTGCTCCCGTCCAGAGAAAGATTGAGGCTCGCTCCTCTGATGACTCCTTCACCGGTCTTGTACGGACGCTCTACTTCGCTGACACCTTCATCACAGACA GTTCACACAACACACCCTCCCTATGGGCAGGGACTAATGGTGGCTGTGTGTATGCATATATGCTCCGCCTCCCTCCTGTAGAGCACAGAGCAGATGAGCCTGTCACCGCACAGCCAG CTAAGGAGATCCAGCTGATGCATCGGGCTCCTGTCGTCGGTATCGTGGTGCTGGACGGTCATGGGTCTCCTCTCCCTGAGCCTTTGGAGGTCGCTCATGACCTCGCTCGCTCACCAGATATGCAGGGCTCCCACCACCTCCTGGTCATATCTGAGGAACAGTTTAAG GTGTTCACGCTGCCCAAAGTGAGCGCTAAGATGAAGTTAAAGCTGACGGCGGTGGACGGCTCCAGAGTACGGAGGGTGGGCGTGTCCTGGTTCGGCAGCAGTAAGTCGGAGGAATATGGCGAGAGCGGCTTGGTGGTCCTGACCAATCAGGGCGATGTCCATGTGGTGTCGCTGCCGTCGATCAAGATGCAGGTTCAGTACCCCTGCATTCGCAAAGAGGACGTCAGCGGCATCGCTTCCTGCGTCTTCACCAAACACGGCCAGG GCTTCTACCTGATCTCTCCGTCTGAGTTTGAGCGCTTCTCTCTGTCCACACGCTTCCTGGTGGAGCCTCGCTGTCTGGTGGAGCTTCCTCTTCAGTCGGGCTCCTCCATCAAACGTAGGCTTCACTCTGACGGAGCTTCATCAGCTCACAG TAACACCAGACACGACAGTGAAGACGCAG AGAGCGCAGCTAGACGTGTTATGGAGCATGCTTTGCTGAATGATGAGC AGGTACTTCAAGAGATCCAGAAGTCACTAGAAGGAGACCAAAC GTCTTTCCTGGAGAACAATGTGAAGAGTGCTGTAGCGTGA